The Halomonas elongata DSM 2581 DNA segment CACCGGCTCGGACCCCGGGCGCAACCGGCGCCTGCTGGGACTCGGCGACCCTAGCTAGCCACCAACACGACACAACAACGGGAGCACGCCATGCTACGCACTCGGCTCGGCATCATGATGTTTCTGCAGTTCTTCATCTGGGGTGGCTGGTTCGTCACCCTGGGCACCTTTCTCTCCCAGAACCTGGACGCCACCGGAGGCCAGATCGGCATGGCCTTCTCGACCCAGTCATGGGGCGCGATCATCGCACCCTTCATCATCGGCCTGATCGCCGATCGCTACTTCAATGCCGAACGCATTCTCGCCATTCTGCACCTGGCCGGGGCCGCCCTGATGTTCGGCCTGTACCGTTCCCAGGACTTCGCGTCCTTCTATCCGCTGGTCCTGGTCTACATGATCCTCTACATGCCCACCCTGGCTCTGGTGAATTCGGTCTCCTTTCGCCAGATGCGCGACCCCTCGCAGGAATTCGCCAAGATTCGGGTCTGGGGCACCATCGGCTGGATTCTCGCCGGCCTGGCGATCAGCTACCTGTTCTCCTGGGACGGCGCCGAGGCCATCGCCGGCGGCGCACTGCGCAATACCTTCCTGATGTGCGCCATCGCCTCGCTGGCACTGGGCGTCTACTGCTTTACCCTGCCCGCCACGCCCCCCAAGGCGGACACCCGCAAGGGCGGCCTGAAGGAGATTCTCGGGCTTGATGCTCTGCAACTGCTCAGGGACCGCAACTACGCGATCTTCTTCATCGCCTCGGTGCTGATCTGCATCCCGCTGGCCTTCTATTATCAGAACGCCAACCCCTTCCTGGCGGAGATCGGCGTGGCCAACCCCACCGGCAAGATGACCCTGGGGCAGATCTCGGAAGTCCTGTTCATGCTGTTGTTGCCGGTGTTCATCCACCGCTTCGGCATCAAGATTACCCTGATCGTCGGCATGCTGGCCTGGGCGGTGCGCTATGCCCTCTTCGCCTTCGGTGATGCCGGTGAAGGCGTTTACATGCTGTTGATCGGCATTGCCCTGCACGGCGTCTGCTACGACTTCTTCTTCGTCTCGGGGCAGATCTACACCGATGCGCGCGCCGGCGAACGCTTCCAGAGCGCGGCCCAGGGCATGATCACCCTGGCCACCTACGGCGTCGGCATGCTGATCGGCTTCTGGGTCGCCGGCCTGGTCACCGACCACTACGTCACCGCCGAGGGCCACGACTGGTACGGCATCTGGCTGTTCCCCGCCCTTTTCGCCCTCGCCGTCCTGTTGCTGTTCCTGGTGGCCTTCAAGGACAAGGACTCCACCAGCACGAAGCCCGAGGCCAGCCGCACCTGAGAATGCCCGGTCAGTTCGCCGGTGCCATGACGGAAGACTCGACCGGGGTTTCACGAATCGGCCAGTGCAACACAACTGCCACCACACCGAGTGCTACGCCGGTCCACCAAAGACCGGCGTAGCTCCCAGTAGCCTCGAACAGCCAGCCCCCTAGCCATACTCCCCAGAAGCTGCCCAACTGGTGACCGAGAAATACCACTCCATACAGGGTGGCCATATAGCGCGTGCCGAACATCGCCACAACCAATCCCGTGGTCGGAGGCACGGTAGCCAACCAGAGGAATCCCATCACACAGCTGAAGATCAACACCGACGGCAGACTGAGCGGCACCAGCATGAATAGGGTAATAGCGATAACTCTCGTGGCATAAATGCCGATCAGTACACTGCGCATGGCCATTCGACCTGACAGTACGCCGGCCAGGAAGGCGCCTATCACGTTGCACAGCCCAATCAAGCTGATCGACCAAGCAGCAACCTCGGAGGAGAACCCCGCATCCGTCAAGAACGCCGGCATGTGCACCGTAATGAACGCAACGTGAAAGCCGCAGACGAAAAACCCCAGGGTCAGTAGCCAGTAGGAGCCATGGCCGCGAGCCATTCTCAAGACCTCGCTCATTCTGAGCCCGTAGTCGACACTCTCGGTAGGGGCGCTGGTTCGCGCCAATGGCATGGCCAATAGCGCCATGAACAGCGCCATCACCGCCATCGCGTTCAAGGCACCGATCCAACCGAAGGCCTCGACCAATTGTTGGATTACCGGCACGAGGACGAACTGGCCCATCGAGCCTGCCGCTGTACCAATTCCCAGCACCGCCTGCCGCTGTGACGGCGAAACCGCTCGCGCCATGGCCGGCAATACCAGACCAAAAGCGGTGCCCGCTATCCCCGCTCCCACCAGGAATCCGACGCCGGTGTGCAGCACCCAAACCTGCTCGACACCGCCGACAAGCCAGATACCTAGTGCATAGAACAAGGCACCGGCGACGATGACTTTGACGGTGCCGAAACGATCGGCAAGCCCACCCGCCAACACGGCGACCAGGCCCCAGACCAGATTCTGGATGGCCAACGCCAGACCGATGACATCACGCCCCCAACCATTGAGCTCATCGAGAGGCTCGACGAATAACCCAAAACTCGAACGCAATCCAAAGGAGAACATCAGTAAGACGCAGCCACTGGCGATCAAAAAGAGACTGGCAGCAGGTGGACGATGTGCGAAAAGTGATGACGACATCTGGAAACTCCTCTGTTGAAACGCTATGAATGTCGCCATCATCGTGAATCAGGAATGCTATCGACAAACCTGTTATTCCACCCACTTGAATGAGAATTTCTCTTTCATGAACCAGCCCCCTCTCAAGGCCATGCAGTGTTTCTGCCTCTCCGCCCACCATCTCAGCCTCAAGCGGGCCGCCCATGAGCTGTCGGTGACGCCTGGTGCGGTCAGCCAGCAGGTCAAACTGTTGGAACACTGGCTGGGCTTCGCACTATTCCATCGGCGGGCTCGTTCCATCACTCTGACCGAGGCCGGCAATTCTTACTTTCGACGCATCGCGCCCCAGATGGACGAGTTGGTCAACATCAGTCATTCGGTGAAACAGGTCGACCGCATCCAGGTCGTGCGCCTGAGCCTGCCGCCGAGCTTCGCCATGCAGTGCATGCGCCGGTACCTGCCTGCGCTGCGCCGCGACCATCCCGATATCGATCTGCGCTTGCACGCCTCAGCGATACCACAGGCAGTACAGGAATCCGGGGAGGATATTGCACTGCGCTACCTGGCCTGCGCTGATCCGGCACTGGACTGCACACGTCTTTTCCACTTCGAGGTCTTTCCCGTATGCAGCCCGGCTTATCTGGACGCACACCCGTCACTCGCCTCGGGAAGGCTGGACGGTATCACGCTGATCCACGACATCCTGCACCAGGACTGGCATCGCCTGATTCAAGCCCAGGGCCTCTCCGACACAGGGACCGATAGCCTGCATTGCGACCAGGCGATGCTGGCCCTACAGGCGGCGGAGAGTGGCCTGGGCATCGCCCTCTGCGATCCATTACTGGCCCGCGAGGCGCTACAGGAACAACGACTCGTTATCCCCTTCGAGGCCAGGTTGGAAGCCCGGCGCCACTTGTTCCTGGTACATCGCCGCCATCCACCGATCAGTCCCGCTGCCAGTCAGGTCAAAGACTGGCTCGTGACAGCCTTGATGCAGGGTGGCAACAGCGCACCGCTAGATACTTCAAAGCGTCACTGACCGATCCAGTGCCTCGATCAAGGCATCGTCGCGATCATAGATATCCGGCCGGAAGGCAAGCTCTCCATCGGGCTCGGGCTGCACGGTCCAGTAATGCAGCACGACCGGCACGTGACGCGCCAGCAGCACGTTGCGGGTCTTGCCATCGGCGATCAAGCGACGGACATTGGCCTGGGTGCCGGTATCGTCGAACAGCAGCTGAGCCAGCTCCAGCACCCCCTCCACGCGAATGCAGCCGGAACTGAGCGCCCGCTGTGAGCGACTGAACAACCCCCGCGATGGCGTATCGTGCAGATAGACCAGGTGGTCGTTGGGGAAACGCACCACCAGTTGCCCGAGCGGATTGTTCGGCCCGGCCTGCTGGCGCAGCATCACTCCGCCGGGATTCGACCAGTCGACGCTGGCCGGGTCCAGTTGTTTGCCCGAGGGGCTGAGTACCGAGAGGTTCTTGGTCGCCAGATACCCGGGATCGCGCCGCACCTTGGGCAGCACGTCCTCGCGCATGATGGTCGGCGGCACCGTCCAGGTCGGATTGATGGTCAGGTGGGTGATCTCGGAGCGCAGCGACGGCGTTCGCCGATAGGGTTGCCCCACCACGATTCTGGCCCGCCAGGTGTCACCGTTGGGGCGAAAATAGCGCAGGTCATAGCCCGCGATGTCGACCAGCACGAAGGATTCCGGCAGCCCGTGCAGCAACCATCGGGCACGCTCCATGTTGGCGCGAATCTGGTCGATGCGACGCTCGACGCTCATGTTCAAGGCCTTGAGCGTGCGCGGTCCCACCACCCCGTCATCGGCCAGCAGGTGGTGACGCTGAAAACGTCGCACGGCCTCGACCAGGGCCTCGTCATAGACCCTCGGTTCGGGAGCCTGCAACTCGATGGTCGGATAATAGCCCTCGTCGGCAGCCACCAACTGATCATTGCCGATCGCCGCCAGACGCTCGCGCAATGCTGTCACCTCCGTGCCCGTGTCACCGGGGCGCAGCGGGTCCTCGACGTTCATCAGTGCCGGCCAGCCGCCCTGACGTTTGATCTCCCGGTAATGGGCCAGGCCCTCGCGCAATTGCTCATAGGGTTCATAGGGAGGTCGCGCCAGGTCGATCGCCGCGGACACGTCACCGTCGTCCAGTGCCCGCGAGATAGCGGCCAGATCGAGCGAGGGCGGCTCGATGGATAGATCCCATTCGTCATTGATGCGCTGCGGGTCGACCTTGCCGCGCTGCAGGTGCGTCAGGGCCGTCAGCAGGGTACGGCTGGCCCGCAGCTCGAAGCGGGCCCGTGTCCCGGCGTCGGCCCCCTCCATGAGGGCCGCCCGGGACGCCGCCTGGAGATCGTCGGGCCGATAGTCGCTCGGTACGAGGCCGTCGGCGTCCAATCCTTTCAGCGCCTCGACCAGGGCATCCACGCTATCGGCATCCTGCCAGATCGGACGATCGCCCCGCACCGCATAGAGGTTGCGCAACCGGGAGGAGGACTCGCTCAGGAGTTCACTCACTTCCGGGCCAATGCCCGAGGGCTCGGTGGCCTCCGACTGAGCCATGGCAGGGCCGCTCAGTGCCAGCCAGGCTCCGAGGATCCAGGCGCCTCGATGAAAACGTGTATACCGAACCTCGGTGGCGAACATGACGTGACCTCCCTGCGAATCGTCGACAAAATTGGCCATCCAGGCCAGTATCGTCATAATAATGCCAGACGGCGCACGATGGGAAAGCGTCGCAGGAAATACAAACGGGGCCCTGGACGATCTTCTACCGATCGATACCGGTCCTGAATATCATCGACGGGAACTCGCGGGATGCCAAATTGCAAGCTCCGCCGATCGATCGGCTTCTTACTGACCGGCGCCTTGATGTTACTCGCTTCCCCGCTGCAGGCGGGGGACTTCATGGTCCGGGCCTTCACGCCCCAGCAACTCAACCAGCCTCCCCTGGCACAGCAGCTGACCCGCATGGCGCCCCGCGCCAACCCTGGCGTTCTCCATCTGGCTGCTCGAGCGCTCAACTGCGCCGACCCGGGCGCCGACCGCCTGGCCGTGATCGACTTCTCGCTGCCCTCCACCGAGCCCAGGCTGTGGGTTTTCGACCTGCGCCACGACCGCCTGCTGTTCCGCGAACTTGTCTCGCATGGCCAGGGATCCGGCGACAACATGGCCACGGCCTTCTCCAACATTCCCGAGAGTCACCAATCCAGCATCGGGCTGTTCCGTACTCTCAACAGCTATGAAGGCAGCAACGGCTATTCCCTGCGTCTCAAGGGGCTGGAGCCGGGCGTCAACGACCAGGCCTACAAGCGCGCCATCGTGATGCACGGCGCCGACTACGTCAGTGAAGACTTCATCGAAAAGGTCGGCCGCCTGGGCCGCAGCCACGGCTGCCCGGCCGTACGCGAGGAGGTCGCCGTCCCGTTGATCAACAGCCTCAAGGACCATCAATACCTCTTCACCTACTACCCCGACCAGGAATGGCTCAGCCAGTCCACCTACCTGCGCTGCCCCGGCAGCGATTCACGGCTCGCCATGCAATGAGTCGAACGCCCCGCCCAACGGCACCAGGGCGGGGCGCTGTCACGCCCCTGCGCACTCTCTTGCACCATGAACCCCCGCCCCAAGCCGAACCACCTCACCACAGAACCTTCATAACTACCTGAATATAAACGCCATATAAAATCATGGCAGGCCATGTGCTTGGTTCACACCACAGAAGCGGTGGACGTGGACCAGGCCCCTCGCGGTACGAGTGCGTCGAACCCGACCTTCAACGATGAAGGCCCGGCTCGTGTTGTTCGACCATCACTCGACGAGGCACTCCATGGAAATCCGCAACAAGGCCAACAGAATTCGCCTGTTCACCCTCAAGACACCGCAGATGCGCGCCTTCCACTTTTCGTGGTTCGCCTTCCACATCTGCTTCTTCGGCTGGTTCGGCATCGCACCGCTGATGGCAGTGGTCCGCGACGACCTCGGCCTGACCAAGACCCAGATCGGCAACACCATCATCGCTTCGGTGGCCATCACCGTGATCGTGCGGCTGGCCATTGGCGTGCTCTGCGACCGCATCGGCCCGCGTCGCGCCTACACCTGGCTACTGTGTCTGGGCTCGCTGCCGGTGATGAGCATCGCCCTGGCCGACAGCTTCGAGGCCTTCTTCCTCGCCAGGCTGGCCATCGGCGCCATCGGCGCTTCCTTCGTGATCACCCAGTATCACACCTCGATCATGTTCGCCCCCAATGTGGTCGGTACCGCCAACGCCACATCGGCGGGCTGGGGTAATCTGGGCGGCGGTACCACCCAGATCCTGATGCCGTTGATCTTCTCCGGCATGCTGATGCTAGGCGTCAACGAGGCCCTGGGCTGGCGCCTGGCCATGGTGGTGCCCGGCGTGGTGCTGTTCCTCTGCGGTATCGCCTATTACTTTTTTACCCAGGACGCTCCCGACGGCAATTTCGACGAGCTTCGCGCACGCGGCGAACTGCCGCCGGTCAGCGGC contains these protein-coding regions:
- a CDS encoding MFS transporter, whose protein sequence is MSSSLFAHRPPAASLFLIASGCVLLMFSFGLRSSFGLFVEPLDELNGWGRDVIGLALAIQNLVWGLVAVLAGGLADRFGTVKVIVAGALFYALGIWLVGGVEQVWVLHTGVGFLVGAGIAGTAFGLVLPAMARAVSPSQRQAVLGIGTAAGSMGQFVLVPVIQQLVEAFGWIGALNAMAVMALFMALLAMPLARTSAPTESVDYGLRMSEVLRMARGHGSYWLLTLGFFVCGFHVAFITVHMPAFLTDAGFSSEVAAWSISLIGLCNVIGAFLAGVLSGRMAMRSVLIGIYATRVIAITLFMLVPLSLPSVLIFSCVMGFLWLATVPPTTGLVVAMFGTRYMATLYGVVFLGHQLGSFWGVWLGGWLFEATGSYAGLWWTGVALGVVAVVLHWPIRETPVESSVMAPAN
- a CDS encoding murein L,D-transpeptidase catalytic domain family protein, whose protein sequence is MLLASPLQAGDFMVRAFTPQQLNQPPLAQQLTRMAPRANPGVLHLAARALNCADPGADRLAVIDFSLPSTEPRLWVFDLRHDRLLFRELVSHGQGSGDNMATAFSNIPESHQSSIGLFRTLNSYEGSNGYSLRLKGLEPGVNDQAYKRAIVMHGADYVSEDFIEKVGRLGRSHGCPAVREEVAVPLINSLKDHQYLFTYYPDQEWLSQSTYLRCPGSDSRLAMQ
- a CDS encoding nucleoside permease; translated protein: MLRTRLGIMMFLQFFIWGGWFVTLGTFLSQNLDATGGQIGMAFSTQSWGAIIAPFIIGLIADRYFNAERILAILHLAGAALMFGLYRSQDFASFYPLVLVYMILYMPTLALVNSVSFRQMRDPSQEFAKIRVWGTIGWILAGLAISYLFSWDGAEAIAGGALRNTFLMCAIASLALGVYCFTLPATPPKADTRKGGLKEILGLDALQLLRDRNYAIFFIASVLICIPLAFYYQNANPFLAEIGVANPTGKMTLGQISEVLFMLLLPVFIHRFGIKITLIVGMLAWAVRYALFAFGDAGEGVYMLLIGIALHGVCYDFFFVSGQIYTDARAGERFQSAAQGMITLATYGVGMLIGFWVAGLVTDHYVTAEGHDWYGIWLFPALFALAVLLLFLVAFKDKDSTSTKPEASRT
- a CDS encoding MFS transporter, which codes for MEIRNKANRIRLFTLKTPQMRAFHFSWFAFHICFFGWFGIAPLMAVVRDDLGLTKTQIGNTIIASVAITVIVRLAIGVLCDRIGPRRAYTWLLCLGSLPVMSIALADSFEAFFLARLAIGAIGASFVITQYHTSIMFAPNVVGTANATSAGWGNLGGGTTQILMPLIFSGMLMLGVNEALGWRLAMVVPGVVLFLCGIAYYFFTQDAPDGNFDELRARGELPPVSGENGMGRSFAAAAKDVRVWALFVVYAACFGVELTINNIAAIYYFDNFDLTLATAGLIAGLFGLMNIFARTLGGIFSDLFARNGGLKGRVRWLFIAMLCEGVALMFFSQMQILALAIAIMLVFSLFVQMAEGATFGIVPFVNKKALGAVAGIVGAGGNAGAVAAGFLFRSESLSYQQGLFYLGIAVVIAALCTLVVRFSPEVEAEETAAYRDAAGDSGSGALSLR
- a CDS encoding LysR substrate-binding domain-containing protein — translated: MNQPPLKAMQCFCLSAHHLSLKRAAHELSVTPGAVSQQVKLLEHWLGFALFHRRARSITLTEAGNSYFRRIAPQMDELVNISHSVKQVDRIQVVRLSLPPSFAMQCMRRYLPALRRDHPDIDLRLHASAIPQAVQESGEDIALRYLACADPALDCTRLFHFEVFPVCSPAYLDAHPSLASGRLDGITLIHDILHQDWHRLIQAQGLSDTGTDSLHCDQAMLALQAAESGLGIALCDPLLAREALQEQRLVIPFEARLEARRHLFLVHRRHPPISPAASQVKDWLVTALMQGGNSAPLDTSKRH
- a CDS encoding L,D-transpeptidase family protein encodes the protein MFATEVRYTRFHRGAWILGAWLALSGPAMAQSEATEPSGIGPEVSELLSESSSRLRNLYAVRGDRPIWQDADSVDALVEALKGLDADGLVPSDYRPDDLQAASRAALMEGADAGTRARFELRASRTLLTALTHLQRGKVDPQRINDEWDLSIEPPSLDLAAISRALDDGDVSAAIDLARPPYEPYEQLREGLAHYREIKRQGGWPALMNVEDPLRPGDTGTEVTALRERLAAIGNDQLVAADEGYYPTIELQAPEPRVYDEALVEAVRRFQRHHLLADDGVVGPRTLKALNMSVERRIDQIRANMERARWLLHGLPESFVLVDIAGYDLRYFRPNGDTWRARIVVGQPYRRTPSLRSEITHLTINPTWTVPPTIMREDVLPKVRRDPGYLATKNLSVLSPSGKQLDPASVDWSNPGGVMLRQQAGPNNPLGQLVVRFPNDHLVYLHDTPSRGLFSRSQRALSSGCIRVEGVLELAQLLFDDTGTQANVRRLIADGKTRNVLLARHVPVVLHYWTVQPEPDGELAFRPDIYDRDDALIEALDRSVTL